GAGGTGCAGGTGGGCCCGGACCGTGGGCACTCGGGCCTGAACCAGGACCGGATGATGGAGTTCTTCATCGAGAACCTGGTGATGTCGCCGGTCGTGTTTTAGCTCTAGCGCGCCTGAAACAGCGACTTCGGGATCATCACGTGGACCCCCACCTTCCTGTCCACCAACTGCGTGATGCGCAGGTCGCATGCCACGCTCACCAACTGATAAGCGTCTCCGGGCGCGATGTCGTACACGTCACCCAGTAGCGCGATGGCCTGTCGGATCGCAATTCGGGTCGCTTCCGCCAGGTCTTCGTGGGTGCCCATGGCGATATGGTGCGTCGGAGTCTCACCCCGCGGCCATTCGAGCGACATGTCCTTGCGCACGATGAGCTGGAAGCGTCCGCGCAGCGAAGTCTCGATGCCGGTCTGATCGACCTCTCCGTCTCCCTGGGCCGCGTGTCCGTCGCCGGCCTCGAAGAGTGCTCCGGCCACGTGGACCGGGATGAACAGCGTCGTGCCCGCCACCATCTCCTTGTTGTCGATGTTGCCCGCGTGAATCCAGGGAGGCACGCTGCTCCACCGGCCCGCGTCCGGAGGAGGCGCCACGCCCATGCTGCCGAAGAACGGCGCGAGTGGGACGGTGACCCCCGGCAGGAACTCCGCGGTATTCTCGTCGCGGTCGAGCCAGACGATCTTCATGCCCACCCCCTCACACAGATCGCGGATGTAGCCGCTGCAGCCGTTGTACCCGTACGCGAGCGACATCTCGACGCTCAGGATGCGCACCTCGAGCACGTCACCCGGCTCGGCTCCTTCCACATAGACAGGTCCGGTGAGGATGTGCCCGCCAGGGCCCCTCTCCGTCACCTGATCGTACACGGCGCGCAACGCGGGCTCGACTTCATCGGGCGGTATGCCGGCGCGTTCCAGCCGGGTAGGGCTCGATGTCAGGAAGGTCGACATCTCGACGATGTCTCCTGATGCGATCCGGAGCACCGGCGGAGCCTCCGACCAGTAGTAGCCCCACGCCACGGTTGTCGGGCCGGCCTCGAGCACATGAACGTTGGGTTGTTGTGCTGCCGTGGCGCGCGGCGTGAGTACCGCCCCGGCGGAGACCGTGACCGCCACCGCGACCGGCGCCGAGATCGCCACCGAGGTCGCCACCGAGGTCGCCTTGGCGAGGCCCACCGCGAACGAGGTGAGCGTCCTCATGAGCCGACCGTGAGCACGGTGGAGCCCACCGTCTCGCGCGCTTCCAGCGCGCGGTGCGCGTCCGCGACGTCCTCGAGTGCGAACGTCTGCCCGATGTGCGGGCGTACCTTGCCGGATGTCACCATTTCGAACAGCGCGGCGCAGCCGTCGGCAGATTCTTCGGCGGACGTGTAGTAGTCGCCGAGCTTCGGCCGGGTCAGGAAGAGGGACCCGCCTTGCGCCAGCAGCAGCGGGCGCACGGGCTCGACTGGTCCGGAGGCGTTCCCGTAGGTGACCATCATTCCCCTGGGCCTGAGGGACGCGATCGAGCCTTCGAA
The sequence above is a segment of the Gemmatimonadota bacterium genome. Coding sequences within it:
- a CDS encoding acetamidase/formamidase family protein gives rise to the protein MRTLTSFAVGLAKATSVATSVAISAPVAVAVTVSAGAVLTPRATAAQQPNVHVLEAGPTTVAWGYYWSEAPPVLRIASGDIVEMSTFLTSSPTRLERAGIPPDEVEPALRAVYDQVTERGPGGHILTGPVYVEGAEPGDVLEVRILSVEMSLAYGYNGCSGYIRDLCEGVGMKIVWLDRDENTAEFLPGVTVPLAPFFGSMGVAPPPDAGRWSSVPPWIHAGNIDNKEMVAGTTLFIPVHVAGALFEAGDGHAAQGDGEVDQTGIETSLRGRFQLIVRKDMSLEWPRGETPTHHIAMGTHEDLAEATRIAIRQAIALLGDVYDIAPGDAYQLVSVACDLRITQLVDRKVGVHVMIPKSLFQAR